In Sulfurihydrogenibium sp., the following proteins share a genomic window:
- a CDS encoding lytic transglycosylase domain-containing protein: MMRKILITLLLTIGISFAKVPYQECFFRAAMQYDIPYQLLVAIAKIESGFRPWVININQNGRSVKVINPKSVEEAAIYLQYLHDNGYNYDVGVGQINVRNIKRLGLRPQQLLDPCNNIMVSAYILKENVLRYGLTWEAIWRYNGRRDYAYKVYNALVSMGAVTRR; the protein is encoded by the coding sequence ATGATGAGAAAAATATTAATAACTCTACTTTTGACAATAGGAATTTCTTTTGCTAAAGTGCCCTATCAAGAATGCTTTTTTAGAGCAGCCATGCAATATGATATACCTTATCAACTTCTTGTAGCAATAGCAAAGATTGAGTCTGGATTTAGACCATGGGTTATAAATATTAATCAGAATGGAAGGTCTGTTAAAGTAATAAATCCTAAGTCTGTGGAAGAGGCAGCTATATATCTTCAATATTTACATGACAATGGATACAATTATGATGTTGGTGTAGGGCAGATTAATGTAAGAAATATCAAAAGACTGGGCTTAAGACCACAACAGTTATTAGACCCTTGCAATAATATAATGGTTTCAGCTTATATTCTAAAAGAAAATGTTTTGAGATACGGGCTTACATGGGAAGCAATATGGCGATATAACGGTAGAAGAGATTATGCTTATAAAGTATACAACGCTTTAGTTTCTATGGGTGCTGTAACTCGCAGGTAA
- the ybeY gene encoding rRNA maturation RNase YbeY, translating into MKSKTQKNRILISKEVYSKEITKKFIKDITEKILSELNLNNVEISITLTDNERIREINKEWRGKDKPTDVLSFPQDETIGYKYRLLGDIIISLPYAKAQAEEIGLTLKEEVLRLMIHGILHLLGYDHETNEEDAKIMFELQDKIFDKLTCELQHP; encoded by the coding sequence ATGAAGAGCAAAACTCAAAAAAATAGAATCTTAATCAGCAAGGAAGTTTATAGCAAAGAAATAACAAAGAAATTTATAAAAGATATTACTGAAAAAATTCTATCAGAGCTTAATCTTAATAATGTTGAAATAAGCATCACATTGACAGATAATGAGAGAATTAGAGAAATAAATAAAGAATGGCGAGGAAAAGACAAGCCTACAGATGTTCTATCCTTTCCACAAGATGAAACAATCGGATATAAATATAGACTTTTGGGAGATATTATCATCTCCCTTCCTTACGCAAAAGCTCAAGCAGAAGAAATAGGACTTACTCTCAAAGAGGAAGTTTTAAGATTAATGATTCATGGAATTTTGCATTTACTTGGCTATGACCATGAAACCAACGAAGAAGATGCAAAAATAATGTTTGAATTGCAAGATAAAATTTTTGACAAACTTACCTGCGAGTTACAGCACCCATAG
- a CDS encoding PhoH family protein — protein sequence MEVKRILKLEVQIPAEAFFNVVGTKDENLKFFEEVFGLKIFARGTSIIASGKEENLDRFEEFMEKVSSYFEVGHVLMPSDIRNLAIGFKLEKESPKTQKEEDFTEAILFSHKRKPIMAKTPTQKLYVETIKQNDITFGIGPAGTGKTYLAMAVAVSYLKQNKVNRIILTRPAVEAGEKLGFLPGSLEEKVDPYLRPLYDALYDMVDPEKVADMIEKKVIEVAPLAFMRGRTLNDAFIILDEAQNTTKEQMKMLLTRIGFGSKAVITGDITQIDLPKTVQSGLVEAINVLQDVKGIGFVKFSEKDVVRHPIVQRIIEAYNRYEEQNSKK from the coding sequence TTGGAGGTAAAAAGGATTTTAAAATTAGAGGTTCAAATCCCGGCGGAAGCATTTTTTAACGTTGTAGGAACAAAGGATGAAAATCTCAAATTCTTTGAAGAAGTTTTCGGATTAAAAATCTTTGCAAGAGGAACGTCAATCATAGCGTCAGGAAAAGAAGAAAATTTAGACAGATTTGAAGAATTTATGGAAAAAGTGTCTTCTTATTTTGAAGTTGGACACGTTTTGATGCCTTCTGATATTAGAAATCTTGCCATTGGCTTTAAACTTGAAAAAGAAAGCCCAAAAACACAAAAAGAAGAAGATTTTACTGAAGCTATCTTATTTTCTCATAAAAGAAAGCCAATAATGGCAAAAACCCCAACTCAAAAGCTTTACGTAGAAACTATTAAACAAAATGATATAACATTTGGAATTGGTCCGGCCGGAACAGGTAAAACATACCTTGCAATGGCTGTAGCGGTCTCTTATTTGAAACAAAATAAAGTAAATAGAATAATTCTCACAAGACCAGCAGTAGAAGCAGGAGAAAAGCTTGGATTTCTGCCTGGCTCCTTAGAAGAGAAAGTAGACCCATATCTAAGACCATTATATGATGCACTTTATGACATGGTAGACCCGGAAAAAGTGGCTGACATGATAGAAAAAAAGGTTATAGAAGTTGCACCCCTTGCATTCATGAGAGGAAGAACCTTAAACGATGCTTTTATCATTCTTGACGAAGCACAAAATACAACAAAAGAACAGATGAAGATGCTACTGACAAGAATTGGCTTTGGCTCAAAAGCTGTAATCACCGGAGACATTACCCAAATAGACCTACCGAAAACAGTCCAGTCTGGTTTAGTGGAAGCTATAAATGTTTTACAGGATGTCAAAGGAATAGGGTTTGTTAAATTTTCTGAAAAAGATGTTGTCAGACATCCAATAGTACAAAGAATAATAGAGGCTTACAATAGATATGAAGAGCAAAACTCAAAAAAATAG
- a CDS encoding CsgG/HfaB family protein, translated as MKKIFISALTVATVSSYAFAGDETKVQQNKLPIVKCSEPVMTVALGSVDCKAQACEAPADPKQNMLAAIFGGSANVQGIGKGLGNMLITALKESRCFKVIDLDQFEQVKKKLEATGQKVQPPKIDKFINLTITQIALSRSSGALGGGFIPILSAIKKDTQSAEVGIDVALMDPATLEISEAKSFKANSEKTSWGLFGAGGFDGFGGGGGWSWSNNLALDAVAREVIVEATNYLAETYAKDKIIERPVIAKEDEKKDEKKEENKTY; from the coding sequence ATGAAAAAAATCTTTATATCAGCTTTAACGGTTGCTACAGTCTCTAGCTATGCTTTTGCAGGAGATGAAACAAAAGTGCAGCAAAACAAGCTTCCTATCGTAAAATGCTCCGAGCCTGTTATGACTGTTGCTTTAGGTTCGGTTGATTGTAAAGCTCAAGCTTGTGAAGCTCCGGCGGACCCTAAACAAAACATGCTTGCAGCTATTTTTGGTGGAAGTGCTAATGTGCAAGGAATTGGAAAAGGACTTGGAAACATGTTAATTACCGCTCTTAAAGAAAGTAGATGTTTTAAAGTTATTGACTTAGACCAATTCGAACAAGTTAAGAAAAAATTAGAAGCAACAGGACAGAAAGTTCAACCGCCAAAAATTGATAAGTTTATAAACTTAACTATTACTCAAATTGCTTTATCAAGAAGCTCTGGTGCCTTAGGTGGTGGTTTTATACCTATACTTAGTGCAATTAAAAAAGATACTCAATCAGCAGAAGTTGGCATAGATGTAGCTTTAATGGACCCTGCTACATTAGAGATTAGCGAAGCTAAAAGTTTTAAAGCTAACTCTGAAAAAACATCATGGGGACTTTTTGGTGCTGGTGGATTTGACGGTTTTGGTGGTGGCGGTGGATGGAGTTGGTCGAATAATTTAGCATTAGATGCTGTTGCAAGAGAAGTTATTGTTGAAGCTACAAACTATTTAGCAGAAACCTATGCTAAAGATAAAATCATAGAAAGACCGGTTATAGCTAAAGAAGACGAAAAAAAGGATGAGAAAAAGGAAGAAAATAAAACTTATTAA
- a CDS encoding DUF167 domain-containing protein, which translates to MRIKVKVKPGASKNEVKKIDENLYEVRTTTIPEKGKANEKVIELLSDFFDVPKSKIKIIKGQASREKEVEVVE; encoded by the coding sequence GTGAGAATAAAGGTAAAAGTTAAGCCAGGTGCAAGTAAAAACGAAGTTAAAAAGATAGATGAAAATCTTTATGAAGTAAGAACAACTACAATACCAGAGAAAGGAAAGGCAAACGAAAAAGTCATTGAGCTTTTATCTGATTTTTTTGATGTTCCAAAAAGTAAAATAAAGATAATTAAAGGTCAAGCAAGTAGAGAAAAAGAGGTGGAGGTAGTAGAGTAG
- a CDS encoding inositol-3-phosphate synthase produces MSDKKIRVAIAGVGNCASALIQGIYYYKDKQDLEASGIMHEEIGGYKPWDIEIVAAWDIDARKVGFDVSQAIFAQPNCTTVFKRDIPYMGVKVRMGKVLDGYPEHMKNYPPENAFVLADAKEDSLETVVKVLIESKADVLVNYVPVGAEKAARFYAQACLEAGVSFINCMPTFIVSDDEWAKKFEEAGIPVIGDDIKSQVGATITHRVLTQLLLERGVKVDRTYQLNVGGNTDFLNMLERSRLETKKKSKTEAVTSLIPYGIDPRNVHIGPSDYVPWLKDKKLAFIRIEGRLFGDVPMNIELRLEVEDSPNSAGVAIDAIRCAKLAQDRGIGGPLYSISAYTMKHPPIQYKDYQARQMVEEFIAGIRER; encoded by the coding sequence TTGTCTGATAAGAAAATTAGAGTAGCTATTGCCGGGGTTGGAAACTGTGCAAGTGCTTTGATTCAAGGGATTTATTATTACAAAGATAAGCAAGATTTAGAAGCAAGCGGAATAATGCATGAAGAAATAGGCGGATATAAACCTTGGGACATAGAAATAGTGGCAGCATGGGATATAGATGCCAGAAAAGTAGGTTTTGATGTAAGTCAGGCAATTTTTGCACAACCAAATTGTACGACAGTTTTTAAGAGAGATATTCCATATATGGGCGTTAAAGTCAGAATGGGTAAAGTCCTTGACGGCTATCCAGAGCATATGAAAAACTACCCACCAGAAAATGCTTTTGTATTAGCAGATGCAAAAGAAGATAGTTTAGAAACAGTTGTAAAAGTATTGATAGAATCAAAAGCAGATGTTTTAGTTAACTATGTGCCGGTTGGAGCCGAAAAGGCAGCAAGATTTTATGCTCAAGCTTGCTTAGAAGCAGGTGTTTCCTTCATAAACTGTATGCCAACATTCATAGTATCTGACGATGAATGGGCTAAAAAATTTGAAGAAGCAGGCATACCGGTAATCGGGGATGACATTAAATCGCAAGTTGGAGCAACAATTACACATAGAGTTCTTACTCAGCTTTTATTAGAAAGAGGCGTTAAAGTAGATAGAACATATCAATTAAACGTTGGTGGCAATACTGACTTTTTAAATATGCTTGAAAGAAGTAGATTAGAAACTAAGAAAAAATCTAAAACAGAAGCTGTTACATCTTTGATACCTTACGGCATAGACCCAAGAAACGTTCATATTGGACCGAGTGATTATGTACCATGGCTAAAAGATAAAAAGCTTGCTTTCATAAGAATAGAAGGAAGATTGTTTGGCGATGTTCCTATGAATATTGAACTTAGATTGGAAGTTGAAGACTCACCTAACAGTGCAGGGGTTGCAATAGATGCTATAAGATGTGCTAAACTTGCTCAAGACAGAGGAATAGGTGGTCCGCTATATTCTATTTCCGCATACACGATGAAACACCCACCAATCCAGTATAAAGACTATCAAGCAAGACAGATGGTTGAAGAATTTATAGCAGGAATTAGAGAAAGGTGA